The Geobacillus stearothermophilus ATCC 12980 genome contains a region encoding:
- a CDS encoding sugar ABC transporter substrate-binding protein: MKKTLSLFLMAVLLVGVLAACGPKRDVQQPKESQGTTEKAEKPDKLVVWVNDDEKQKQALKDIFQKYTEKTGIKIEMVAVSMLNQTKKLALDGPAGKGPDVFYQPHDRIGDIVLQGLADPVDLGDAKGEYSPTAIKAVTYDGKTYGVPMVVETYGVFYNKNLVPEAPKTLDDLMKIAKEKTNAAKDQYGFLMEATNFYFVYPFFAGYGGYVFKNENGKYDISDIGLANDGAVKGAELVQSWFKNGYIPKEITGDIMNGLFTKGNVAVAITGPWNIASYKEALGDKLATAPLPVLDNGEHPKSFVGVKTWMLSAYSKNKEWAVDFMKFVTNEENSLHYYEMAGEMPANEKALTNEKITNDPLIAGFAEQIQYGEPMPNVPEMSQVWEPMSNALQFIAKGENPKAVLGEAVKTIQDKIAASGAGK; this comes from the coding sequence ATGAAGAAAACATTGTCTTTGTTTCTCATGGCTGTGCTGCTCGTGGGCGTGCTCGCTGCCTGCGGACCGAAACGGGATGTTCAACAGCCGAAAGAAAGTCAAGGAACGACCGAAAAGGCGGAAAAACCAGACAAACTAGTCGTTTGGGTGAACGACGACGAAAAGCAGAAACAAGCATTAAAAGATATTTTCCAAAAGTACACAGAAAAAACCGGAATCAAAATCGAGATGGTTGCGGTCAGCATGCTCAATCAAACGAAAAAACTAGCGCTCGACGGACCGGCTGGCAAAGGGCCGGATGTGTTCTACCAGCCGCATGACCGCATCGGCGACATTGTGCTGCAAGGATTGGCCGATCCAGTCGACCTTGGCGATGCGAAAGGCGAGTACAGTCCGACAGCCATCAAGGCGGTCACCTATGACGGAAAGACGTATGGCGTGCCGATGGTCGTTGAAACATACGGCGTGTTCTACAATAAAAATTTAGTGCCGGAAGCGCCGAAAACGCTGGATGACTTGATGAAGATCGCCAAGGAAAAAACGAATGCGGCCAAAGACCAATACGGCTTTTTAATGGAAGCGACGAATTTCTATTTCGTTTATCCGTTCTTCGCCGGATACGGCGGCTATGTGTTTAAAAATGAAAACGGCAAATACGACATAAGCGACATTGGGCTCGCGAATGATGGAGCCGTCAAAGGAGCCGAGCTCGTCCAATCGTGGTTTAAAAACGGCTACATTCCGAAAGAAATCACCGGCGATATTATGAACGGGCTGTTTACGAAAGGAAATGTGGCGGTTGCCATCACCGGACCATGGAACATCGCGTCGTATAAAGAAGCGTTGGGCGACAAATTAGCGACCGCACCGTTGCCGGTCTTAGACAACGGCGAGCATCCGAAATCGTTCGTCGGCGTGAAAACATGGATGTTATCAGCCTATTCGAAAAACAAAGAATGGGCGGTCGACTTCATGAAGTTTGTCACGAACGAAGAAAATTCGCTTCATTACTATGAAATGGCGGGCGAAATGCCGGCGAACGAAAAAGCGTTGACGAATGAGAAAATTACGAACGACCCGCTGATCGCCGGTTTTGCGGAGCAAATCCAATACGGCGAGCCGATGCCGAACGTGCCGGAAATGTCGCAAGTGTGGGAGCCGATGAGCAATGCGTTGCAATTTATCGCGAAAGGCGAAAACCCGAAAGCGGTGCTCGGTGAGGCAGTGAAAACGATTCAAGATAAAATCGCTGCCAGCGGCGCTGGAAAATAA
- a CDS encoding sugar ABC transporter permease, producing MPEANVRHRPAVAMALSLLFAGLGQLYNRRYVKGILFIIIEASFLLTFYNFLNIGLWGLVTLGEIPMVDHSIFLLIQGLVSVIIIVFAAALHIANIIDARNDARRRQRGEPFPSLWESCRNAWDKGFPYIFVTPGLVMLLFIVVLPLLFMVSLAFTDYNLYHSPPRHLLNWVGLENFKNLVSIPIWKSTFFSVLAWTIVWTVVATTAQIALGLFLALLVNDPRIKFKRFIRTVLILPWAVPAFVTILVFAAMFNDKFGAINREVLSLFGVSIPWMTDPFWTKVALILIQTWLGFPFVFALFTGVLQSISRDWYEAADIDGATRWQKFKSITLPHVLYATAPLLIMQYAGNFNNFNIIYLFNHGGPAVRGQNAGGTDILISWVYDLTFTTNNYNMAAAISLIIGLIVSGFAIYQFRRTRSFKEEGNI from the coding sequence ATGCCGGAAGCAAACGTCCGCCATCGGCCGGCGGTGGCGATGGCGCTGTCTTTGTTGTTTGCCGGCCTTGGGCAGTTGTACAACCGCCGGTATGTCAAAGGCATCTTGTTCATCATCATTGAAGCTTCGTTTTTGCTGACGTTTTATAACTTTTTGAACATCGGGCTGTGGGGACTCGTCACGCTTGGCGAAATTCCGATGGTTGATCATTCGATTTTTCTCTTGATTCAAGGATTGGTTTCGGTCATCATCATCGTGTTTGCGGCCGCCCTGCATATTGCGAACATCATTGATGCGCGCAACGACGCCCGCCGCCGGCAAAGGGGCGAACCGTTTCCGTCGCTGTGGGAATCGTGCCGCAACGCTTGGGATAAAGGATTTCCGTACATCTTTGTCACGCCCGGGCTTGTGATGCTGTTGTTTATCGTCGTGCTGCCGCTGTTGTTTATGGTGTCGCTCGCATTTACCGACTACAACTTGTACCACTCGCCGCCACGGCATTTGCTGAATTGGGTTGGATTGGAAAACTTCAAAAACTTAGTGTCGATTCCGATTTGGAAAAGCACGTTTTTTAGCGTTCTCGCCTGGACGATCGTTTGGACCGTGGTGGCGACAACGGCGCAAATCGCCCTTGGCCTGTTTTTGGCGCTCCTTGTCAACGACCCGCGCATCAAGTTCAAGCGGTTCATCCGCACGGTGTTGATTTTGCCGTGGGCCGTGCCAGCATTTGTCACGATTTTGGTGTTTGCGGCGATGTTCAACGACAAATTCGGAGCCATCAACCGCGAAGTGTTGAGTTTGTTTGGGGTGTCGATCCCGTGGATGACCGATCCGTTTTGGACGAAAGTGGCGCTTATTTTGATTCAAACGTGGCTTGGCTTCCCGTTCGTCTTTGCGTTGTTTACCGGCGTTTTGCAAAGCATTTCCCGCGACTGGTACGAAGCGGCCGACATCGACGGAGCGACGCGCTGGCAAAAGTTCAAATCGATCACGCTGCCGCACGTCTTGTATGCGACGGCGCCGCTGTTGATTATGCAATACGCCGGCAATTTCAACAACTTTAACATCATCTATTTGTTCAACCACGGGGGGCCTGCGGTGCGCGGGCAAAACGCCGGTGGAACGGACATTCTCATTTCATGGGTGTACGATTTGACGTTCACGACGAACAACTACAACATGGCGGCGGCGATCTCGCTCATCATCGGCTTGATCGTCAGCGGGTTTGCCATTTACCAGTTCCGGCGCACCCGTTCCTTTAAAGAGGAGGGGAACATTTGA
- a CDS encoding sugar ABC transporter permease produces MNRKWKSRVEVALIYLFIAFMFVVIAYPLLWTISMSLNPGTSLYSASLIPEKWSFEHYKWLFTSPNSDYLLWYKNSLFVATANAALSVLFTALIAYAFSRYQFVGRKTGLYLFLVLQMFPSLMAMVAIYILLNMLNLLDSLWGLILIYVGGQIPFNAWLVKGYFDTIPRELDEAARIDGAGHFGVFFRIMLPLAKPILAVVALFNFMAPFTDFLLPSIVLRDPDKFTLAVGLFNFISDRFANNFTRFAAGSILIAAPIAVVFLFLQRYLISGLTAGGTKG; encoded by the coding sequence ATGAACCGCAAATGGAAATCGCGCGTGGAAGTAGCGCTTATTTATTTGTTTATCGCCTTCATGTTTGTCGTCATCGCCTATCCGCTCCTTTGGACGATCAGCATGTCGCTCAATCCAGGAACGAGCCTGTATTCGGCGTCGCTCATCCCGGAGAAGTGGTCGTTTGAGCACTATAAGTGGTTGTTTACCAGTCCGAACAGCGATTATTTGCTTTGGTATAAAAACAGCTTGTTTGTTGCGACGGCCAATGCGGCGTTGTCCGTCTTGTTTACGGCGCTCATCGCCTATGCGTTTTCGCGCTACCAATTCGTCGGGCGGAAAACGGGGCTGTATTTGTTTTTAGTGTTGCAAATGTTTCCGTCGCTCATGGCGATGGTCGCGATCTATATTTTGCTCAATATGCTCAATTTGCTCGATTCGCTTTGGGGACTCATTCTCATTTACGTCGGCGGGCAAATTCCGTTTAACGCGTGGCTGGTCAAAGGCTACTTTGACACGATCCCGCGCGAGCTGGATGAGGCGGCGCGCATCGACGGCGCCGGGCATTTCGGCGTCTTTTTCCGCATTATGCTGCCCTTAGCCAAGCCGATTTTGGCCGTTGTCGCGTTGTTCAACTTTATGGCGCCGTTCACCGACTTTTTGCTGCCGTCGATCGTGTTGCGCGACCCGGACAAATTTACGCTGGCGGTCGGGCTGTTTAACTTCATCAGCGACCGGTTTGCGAACAACTTCACCCGCTTTGCCGCCGGCTCGATTTTGATTGCCGCGCCGATCGCCGTCGTCTTTTTGTTCCTGCAGCGGTATTTGATTTCCGGCTTAACGGCCGGTGGCACAAAAGGGTAA
- a CDS encoding alpha-amylase family glycosyl hydrolase — translation MGNRLFMLLVLPFLLFYAWPVQAAEKEERTWQDEAIYFIMVDRFNNMDPTNDKGVNVNDPKGYFGGDLKGVTAKLDYIKEMGFTAIWLTPIFENMPGGYHGYWIKDFYRVDPHFGTLDDLKTLVKEAHKRHMKVILDFVANHVGYDHPWLRDPAKKDWFHPKKEIFDWNDQTQLENGWVYGLPDLAQENPEVKKYLIDAAKWWIKETDIDGYRLDTVRHVPKSFWQEFAKEVKSVKQDFFLLGEVWSDDPRYIAEYGQYGIDGFVDYPLYGAVKQSLARRDASLRPLYDVWEYNKTFYDRPYLLGTFLDNHDNVRFTKLSIDNRNNPISRIKLAMTYLFTAPGIPIMYYGTEIAMNGGEDPDNRRLMDFRADPEIIDYLKKIGPLRQQLPSLRRGDFTLLYEKDGMAVWKRQYKDETTVIAINNTGKTQHVHLTNDQLPKNKELRGFLLDDLVRGDGDGYDLVLDRETAEVYKLREKTGINVSFIAAIVSVCVLFLLFLYLVKKRAKRMPE, via the coding sequence ATGGGGAACCGGCTCTTTATGCTGCTCGTCCTTCCGTTCCTTCTTTTTTATGCCTGGCCGGTGCAGGCGGCGGAGAAAGAAGAACGGACGTGGCAAGATGAAGCGATTTATTTCATTATGGTCGACCGGTTTAACAATATGGATCCGACGAATGACAAGGGCGTCAATGTCAACGATCCGAAAGGGTATTTCGGCGGCGACTTGAAAGGGGTGACGGCGAAACTCGATTACATCAAGGAGATGGGATTTACGGCCATTTGGCTGACGCCGATTTTCGAAAACATGCCGGGCGGATACCACGGGTATTGGATCAAAGATTTTTATCGCGTCGATCCGCATTTCGGCACGCTGGATGATTTGAAGACGCTTGTCAAAGAAGCGCACAAGCGCCATATGAAAGTCATCTTGGACTTTGTCGCCAACCATGTCGGCTACGACCATCCATGGCTTCGCGACCCGGCGAAAAAAGATTGGTTCCATCCGAAAAAAGAGATTTTCGACTGGAATGATCAAACACAACTAGAAAACGGATGGGTGTATGGGCTGCCGGATTTAGCGCAGGAAAATCCAGAAGTCAAGAAATATTTAATCGATGCGGCCAAATGGTGGATCAAAGAAACGGACATTGACGGCTATCGCCTCGATACGGTGCGCCATGTGCCAAAATCATTTTGGCAGGAGTTTGCCAAAGAAGTGAAATCGGTGAAACAAGACTTTTTCCTTCTTGGCGAAGTGTGGAGCGACGATCCGCGCTATATTGCCGAGTACGGCCAATACGGCATCGACGGTTTTGTCGATTATCCGCTGTATGGCGCGGTGAAGCAGTCGCTTGCTAGGCGCGATGCATCGCTCCGGCCGTTGTATGACGTCTGGGAATACAACAAAACGTTTTACGACCGCCCGTACTTGCTCGGGACGTTTTTGGACAATCACGATAACGTGCGGTTTACGAAACTTTCGATTGACAACCGCAACAATCCGATTTCACGCATCAAGCTGGCGATGACGTATTTGTTCACCGCCCCCGGCATCCCGATCATGTATTACGGAACGGAAATCGCCATGAACGGCGGCGAAGACCCGGACAACCGCCGCTTGATGGATTTCCGCGCCGATCCGGAGATCATTGATTACTTGAAAAAAATCGGCCCGCTCCGCCAACAGCTGCCGTCTTTGCGGCGCGGCGATTTTACGCTCCTGTATGAAAAAGACGGCATGGCGGTGTGGAAACGGCAATATAAAGATGAAACAACGGTTATCGCCATCAACAACACGGGCAAAACGCAGCACGTTCACCTAACGAACGACCAGCTGCCAAAAAACAAGGAACTGCGCGGCTTTTTATTGGACGATCTCGTCCGCGGCGATGGCGACGGATACGATCTTGTGCTCGACCGCGAAACGGCGGAAGTGTACAAACTGCGGGAAAAAACAGGGATCAACGTTTCGTTTATCGCCGCCATCGTATCGGTTTGCGTGTTGTTTCTTTTGTTTTTGTATTTGGTGAAAAAACGGGCGAAGCGGATGCCGGAATAG
- a CDS encoding LacI family DNA-binding transcriptional regulator, whose product MTVTIKDVAKRANVAPSTVSRVIADSPRISEKTKQRVREAMKELGYHPNFIARSLASQMTQVIGIVMPSSADQALQNPFFPEVIRGISKAAHEKRYALQMSIGEKENDIYERVVEMLQGRRVDGVILLYSRQNDKLMKYLLKHGFPFVVIGKPNQKAEQVTHVDNDNVQAGKDAANWLIARGHERIAFVGGDPQYLVTVDRQTGYAEALQEAGLPYRPEYVVHAEFLQEGGQEAMKELLSLPEPPTGLVVVDDLMALGILKTLDEMGLGVPEDVSIVSFNNTLLAEMSRPPLTSVDIGIFQLGYEAAKSLMEKITNPNEPIKRIIIPHRLVERGSCAQR is encoded by the coding sequence ATGACCGTTACGATTAAAGATGTGGCGAAACGAGCGAACGTTGCGCCGTCAACCGTCTCGCGCGTCATCGCCGACAGCCCGCGCATCAGCGAGAAGACGAAACAGCGGGTGCGCGAAGCGATGAAAGAGCTCGGCTATCACCCGAACTTTATTGCTCGCAGCCTCGCGAGCCAAATGACGCAAGTGATCGGCATCGTCATGCCGAGCTCCGCCGACCAAGCGCTGCAAAACCCGTTTTTCCCGGAAGTCATCCGCGGCATCAGCAAAGCCGCCCATGAAAAGCGATATGCTTTGCAAATGTCGATCGGAGAGAAAGAGAACGACATTTACGAGCGAGTCGTGGAGATGCTGCAAGGACGGCGCGTCGACGGCGTTATTTTGCTTTACTCACGGCAAAACGATAAGCTCATGAAGTACTTGTTAAAGCATGGCTTTCCGTTCGTCGTCATCGGCAAACCGAACCAAAAAGCGGAACAAGTGACCCATGTCGACAACGACAACGTCCAGGCGGGGAAAGATGCGGCAAACTGGTTGATCGCTCGCGGGCACGAACGCATCGCGTTTGTCGGCGGCGATCCGCAATATTTGGTGACCGTCGACCGCCAAACCGGCTACGCCGAGGCCTTGCAGGAGGCGGGGCTTCCGTACCGGCCGGAATACGTAGTCCATGCAGAATTTTTGCAGGAAGGCGGCCAAGAGGCGATGAAGGAGCTTCTTTCGTTGCCTGAGCCGCCGACCGGGCTTGTCGTCGTCGATGATCTCATGGCGCTCGGCATCTTGAAAACGCTTGATGAAATGGGGCTTGGCGTCCCGGAAGATGTTTCGATCGTCAGCTTCAACAACACGCTGCTCGCCGAAATGTCGCGTCCGCCGCTCACGTCGGTTGACATCGGCATTTTTCAGCTCGGCTACGAAGCGGCGAAAAGTTTAATGGAGAAAATCACCAACCCGAATGAACCGATCAAACGCATCATCATCCCGCACCGGCTCGTGGAACGAGGGTCGTGTGCACAGCGTTAG
- a CDS encoding efflux RND transporter periplasmic adaptor subunit — translation MCTALERSGVGKETSVVLAGVFLFSSMLEVKVSGSGTVESVTSTDIQADGSKEVDEVLVSEGETVTKGGDLITFTDGSDPIEAPAAGTITSLDVEEGDRVNDGQVVAHLTNYSDLQVKVQVDELDIPKVKVGQTAAIKINAFPEATYTGKVTSIAKEGTVSNGVSTFDVTVHIDKPTNVKIVMTAEVSILVEKKDNELYVPIEAVHTMNDEKFVLVVQQSADGSSTAVRQTVKTGISNEDNIEITDGLSEGQIVQLPSVSTSSSTNNPGRQERMMCSPWRVQTRISWKCKKKRFGWMNWSATLANSTARSLRTSRKR, via the coding sequence GTGTGCACAGCGTTAGAAAGAAGCGGTGTTGGCAAAGAGACGTCCGTCGTATTGGCGGGCGTTTTTTTGTTTTCGAGCATGTTGGAAGTGAAAGTGAGTGGATCGGGAACGGTTGAGTCCGTAACGAGCACGGACATTCAAGCTGACGGTAGCAAAGAAGTGGATGAAGTGCTCGTTTCCGAAGGGGAAACCGTGACGAAGGGGGGAGACCTCATTACATTTACTGATGGCAGCGATCCGATTGAAGCGCCAGCAGCTGGAACGATCACCTCGCTCGACGTGGAAGAAGGAGACCGCGTCAATGACGGACAAGTCGTCGCCCATCTCACCAATTACAGCGATTTGCAAGTAAAAGTGCAAGTGGATGAGCTTGATATTCCAAAAGTGAAGGTCGGACAAACTGCTGCGATTAAGATCAACGCTTTTCCTGAGGCGACATATACCGGAAAGGTCACCTCCATCGCCAAAGAAGGGACGGTTTCGAACGGTGTGTCGACTTTCGATGTGACGGTGCACATCGATAAACCGACGAATGTGAAAATCGTCATGACAGCGGAAGTAAGCATTTTAGTCGAAAAGAAAGATAATGAGTTGTATGTTCCGATCGAAGCGGTTCACACGATGAATGACGAAAAGTTCGTGCTTGTCGTCCAACAGTCGGCGGACGGGAGCAGCACGGCTGTGCGCCAAACGGTGAAAACCGGCATTAGCAATGAAGACAACATTGAAATTACCGATGGATTGAGCGAAGGGCAAATCGTGCAGCTGCCGAGCGTTTCCACTTCCTCCAGTACGAATAATCCAGGGCGGCAAGAAAGAATGATGTGCTCACCTTGGCGCGTTCAGACTCGAATCAGTTGGAAATGCAAAAAGAAGCGTTTCGGCTGGATGAATTGGTCCGCGACATTGGCGAACAGTACAGCGAGATCGCTTCGTACCAGCAGAAAACGATGA
- a CDS encoding ATP-binding protein has protein sequence MSVEAQIPIEWVGDRERIHQLIVILLDNALKYTTEDGRKATLISPDINRDETKRSRSTSSMSKSDIMR, from the coding sequence ATGAGCGTCGAAGCGCAAATCCCTATTGAGTGGGTGGGCGACCGTGAACGCATCCATCAATTGATCGTCATTTTGCTTGACAATGCCTTGAAATATACGACGGAAGATGGGAGAAAAGCGACGCTCATATCGCCGGACATAAACAGAGACGAAACGAAGCGAAGCCGGAGTACATCCTCAATGTCGAAGTCGGACATTATGAGGTGA
- a CDS encoding aromatic acid/H+ symport family MFS transporter: MVGPTLGGALLGMKAPIFMCFVAFALPGVIASLAVLCVRKKKRDIAVAGQEAETLFT, translated from the coding sequence ATGGTTGGCCCGACGCTTGGCGGGGCGCTGCTAGGAATGAAAGCCCCCATTTTCATGTGCTTTGTTGCTTTTGCGCTGCCAGGCGTTATCGCTTCTTTGGCTGTTCTTTGCGTGCGCAAGAAAAAACGAGACATAGCGGTTGCTGGGCAAGAGGCGGAAACGCTCTTCACATGA
- a CDS encoding SDR family oxidoreductase: MVTKQQTTLPPQHQTRQPGLQTEMNPQPVTIKDTYKGSGKLKNKTAIISGGDSGIGRAVAVHFAKEGADVAIIYLNEHEDADETKRLVEQEGRRCLAIAGDIGDEAFCKEAVKQTIEAFGKLDIVVNNAAEQHPQPNFLNITAAQLEKTFRTNVFGCFFLTKAALPHLKSGSAIINTASITAYEGNEQLIDYSATKGAIVAFTRSLAKALVGQGIRVNGVAPGPIWTPLIPSTFKSEQVATFGANTPMKRPGQPSEVAPCYVFLASDESSYMTGQMLHVDGGKFVSG; encoded by the coding sequence ATGGTCACAAAGCAACAAACGACGCTGCCCCCGCAGCACCAGACGCGCCAGCCCGGCCTGCAAACGGAGATGAACCCGCAGCCGGTCACCATCAAAGACACCTATAAAGGAAGCGGCAAGCTCAAAAACAAAACCGCCATCATCAGCGGCGGCGACAGCGGCATCGGCCGGGCGGTCGCGGTCCATTTTGCCAAGGAAGGAGCCGATGTGGCGATCATCTATCTCAACGAACATGAAGATGCCGACGAAACGAAACGGCTCGTCGAGCAGGAAGGAAGACGGTGTCTGGCCATTGCGGGAGACATTGGCGATGAAGCGTTTTGCAAAGAGGCGGTGAAACAGACGATCGAAGCGTTCGGCAAGCTTGACATCGTCGTCAACAACGCCGCCGAGCAGCACCCGCAGCCGAATTTTCTCAACATCACTGCCGCGCAGCTGGAAAAAACGTTTCGCACGAACGTATTCGGCTGCTTTTTCCTAACGAAAGCGGCGCTCCCACACTTAAAAAGCGGAAGCGCGATTATTAACACCGCTTCGATCACCGCCTACGAAGGAAATGAGCAGCTCATCGACTACTCGGCGACAAAAGGCGCGATCGTCGCCTTCACCCGGTCGCTCGCCAAAGCGCTCGTTGGGCAAGGCATCCGCGTCAATGGCGTCGCCCCAGGCCCGATTTGGACGCCGCTCATCCCGTCGACGTTCAAAAGCGAGCAAGTCGCCACATTCGGCGCCAACACGCCGATGAAACGGCCCGGCCAGCCGAGCGAAGTCGCCCCGTGCTACGTCTTTTTGGCGAGCGATGAGTCGTCGTACATGACCGGGCAAATGCTGCACGTCGATGGCGGAAAATTCGTCAGCGGCTGA
- a CDS encoding type II toxin-antitoxin system death-on-curing family toxin, giving the protein MTRFLTEKEIIFLNALLIEKYTPEEQKGVKFPELLNSAVNRPKQSAFGQDAYPTLWLKAAALYASLCQNHPFHNANKRTGFAAMKQFLWLNGYLLAAPEKEAEEYTVKVVTDKPSIEEIAMWIETWAKKR; this is encoded by the coding sequence ATGACTCGTTTTTTGACCGAAAAAGAGATCATCTTCCTCAATGCCTTGTTGATCGAAAAATACACTCCAGAGGAACAAAAAGGCGTAAAATTTCCAGAGCTGTTGAACAGCGCGGTCAACCGCCCGAAACAAAGCGCTTTCGGACAGGACGCTTATCCAACCCTTTGGCTGAAGGCGGCAGCGTTATACGCCAGCCTCTGCCAAAACCATCCGTTTCACAATGCCAATAAACGAACAGGCTTTGCCGCCATGAAACAGTTTCTTTGGCTAAACGGTTATCTCCTCGCCGCTCCGGAAAAAGAAGCAGAAGAATATACCGTGAAAGTCGTGACCGATAAACCATCGATTGAGGAAATCGCAATGTGGATTGAAACGTGGGCGAAAAAAAGATGA
- a CDS encoding AbrB/MazE/SpoVT family DNA-binding domain-containing protein has product MSTVVKPMERKITKVGNSLGITLPQEVLDHLKAKQGDEIQFRLEADGKVVISKYSPIDYSILDDFGQDFVDGLKDLFANYDNTLRNLAKK; this is encoded by the coding sequence ATGAGTACGGTGGTGAAACCAATGGAACGAAAAATAACGAAAGTAGGGAACAGTCTAGGAATCACTCTTCCCCAGGAAGTGTTGGACCATTTGAAGGCAAAACAAGGAGATGAAATTCAATTTCGCCTCGAAGCAGATGGAAAAGTGGTCATCAGCAAATACTCACCCATCGACTACAGCATCCTAGACGACTTCGGCCAAGATTTTGTCGATGGTCTCAAAGACTTATTTGCGAATTACGACAACACCCTCCGAAATTTGGCAAAAAAGTAG